One genomic window of Oryctolagus cuniculus chromosome 11, mOryCun1.1, whole genome shotgun sequence includes the following:
- the BIRC7 gene encoding baculoviral IAP repeat-containing protein 7, translated as MVPEDRAKCWSWAAGEGPAWEPRKPHVPWGRVLAQDPRGGHDQVDGQILGQLRTLAEEEEEEEGAGASSPPGAACPGMGSEELRLASFYDWPLTAGVRPEPLAAAGFFHTGQQDKVRCFFCYGGLQSWERGDDPWTEHAKWFPRCQFLLRSKGRDFVHSIQESGSQLLGPWDLWEEPEDTAPASPSGPVHQAPELLTPRTEPWLESAREPGAGAGAVAMEEQLRRLQEERTCKVCLDQAVSVVFVPCGHLVCTQCAPNLHLCPICRAPVRSCVRTFLS; from the exons ATGGTCCCCGAAGACAGGGCCaagtgctggagctgggcagcaggCGAGGGCCCCGCCTGGGAGCCCCGGAAACCCCACGTTCCCTGGGGCCGTGTCCTGGCCCAGGACCCCCGGGGAGGCCACGACCAGGTGGACGGGCAGATCCTGGGCCAGCTGCGCACCctggcagaggaggaagaggaggaggagggggctggggccagctCGCCCCCAGGGGCCGCCTGCCCTGGCATGGGCTCCGAGGAGCTGCGGCTGGCCTCCTTCTATGACTGGCCCCTGACTGCGGGGGTGCGGCCCGAGCCGCTGGCCGCTGCCGGCTTCTTCCACACCG GTCAGCAGGACAAGGTGAGGTGCTTCTTCTGCTACGGGGGTCTGCAGAGCTGGGAGCGAGGAGACGACCCCTGGACTGAACACGCCAAGTGGTTCCCCAG GTGCCAGTTCTTGCTTCGGTCGAAAGGAAGAGACTTTGTGCACAGCATCCAGGAgtctggctcccagctgctcGGCCCCTGG GACCTGTGGGAAGAACCGGAAGACACAGCCCCCGCCAGCCCCTCTG GTCCTGTGCACCAGGCCCCTGAGCTGCTCACACCCAGAACAGAGCCCTGGCTTGAAAGCGCCCGGGAACCAGGTGCAG gagctggggccgTGGCCATGGAGGAGCAGCTGCGGCGGCTGCAGGAGGAGAGGACGTGCAAGGTGTGCCTGGACCAGGCCGTGTCTGTCGTCTTTGTGCCGTGTGGACACCTGGTCTGCACCCAGTGCGCCCCCAACCTGCACCTGTGCCCCATCTGCCGGGCCCCTGTCCGCAGCTGTGTGCGCACCTTCCTGTCCTAG